Proteins from one Geomonas agri genomic window:
- a CDS encoding HD domain-containing phosphohydrolase, producing the protein MDKLSQSEPHKVLLVDDEENITRSIARLLLEQELELEVLRAVSGAEGLEQLTAHPDVALILSDQRMPGMTGAQFLEQAKTLAPDAVRMVLTGYADMAATVDAINKGGASRYLLKPWDDEVLVRTIREGVEQYHLVQENRRLTALVEQQNRELSAWNDNLKSRVLDQTATIRRQNEELKERNRRVTHSFRETILAFSRLIELHSSRLQEHTRNVTELCVRIARDLKLPDHEIETVRTAALLHDVGVIGISQDILQKRMSAMNREELGIFLQHAVRGQATLDAVEELREAGVLIRHHHERYDGSGFPDALAGDEIPLGARIIAMADFVDRELTEQGGDDPLAALLARMEKELGRGLDPEIFPVVERHVRDLYLPTYSRRAEVAEKELRPKQLLEGMTVTRDLHTASGALVLERGTVLDAGHIMAVGRAYQVDPPAGGIFVSWAPSGGSGGSEGSAARFTASVPVAEQEVAPDRLAEGMKLTRNLYSGTGLLLLTEGTVLNSGTIDAVLRYYRIDPPSCGVWVVEERRK; encoded by the coding sequence ATGGACAAACTGTCGCAAAGCGAACCCCACAAAGTGCTCCTGGTCGACGACGAGGAGAATATCACCCGCTCTATTGCGCGGCTCCTCCTGGAACAGGAGCTGGAACTGGAGGTGCTGCGTGCGGTATCGGGGGCTGAAGGACTGGAGCAGCTTACCGCCCACCCGGACGTGGCCCTCATCCTGTCGGACCAGCGCATGCCCGGCATGACTGGCGCCCAGTTCCTGGAACAGGCGAAGACCCTGGCGCCCGATGCGGTGCGCATGGTGCTCACCGGCTACGCCGACATGGCGGCCACCGTGGACGCCATCAACAAGGGGGGGGCGTCGCGCTACCTCTTGAAGCCCTGGGACGACGAGGTACTGGTGCGCACTATCCGCGAGGGGGTCGAGCAGTACCACCTGGTCCAGGAGAACAGACGCCTCACCGCGCTGGTGGAGCAGCAGAACAGGGAACTCTCCGCCTGGAACGACAACCTGAAGAGCCGGGTTCTGGACCAGACGGCGACCATCAGGCGCCAGAATGAGGAGCTCAAGGAGCGCAACCGCCGCGTGACCCACTCCTTCCGCGAGACCATCCTCGCCTTCTCGCGCCTCATCGAACTCCACTCCAGCCGGCTGCAGGAGCACACCAGGAACGTCACCGAGCTCTGCGTCAGGATCGCCCGCGATCTCAAACTCCCCGACCACGAGATCGAGACCGTGCGTACGGCCGCGCTTCTGCACGACGTCGGGGTGATCGGCATCAGCCAGGACATCCTGCAAAAGCGGATGTCCGCCATGAACCGGGAGGAGCTGGGCATCTTCCTGCAGCACGCGGTGCGCGGCCAGGCCACTCTGGACGCGGTCGAGGAACTGCGCGAAGCCGGGGTCCTGATCCGGCACCACCACGAGCGCTACGACGGCAGCGGCTTCCCCGATGCGCTGGCGGGGGACGAGATCCCGCTCGGCGCACGGATCATCGCCATGGCCGACTTCGTGGACCGCGAGCTGACCGAGCAGGGCGGGGACGACCCGCTCGCCGCGCTCTTGGCGCGCATGGAGAAGGAGCTGGGGCGCGGGCTCGACCCCGAGATCTTCCCGGTCGTTGAGCGGCACGTGCGAGACCTGTACCTCCCCACCTACTCGCGCCGCGCCGAGGTTGCCGAGAAGGAACTGCGCCCCAAGCAGCTCCTGGAGGGGATGACGGTGACCCGGGATCTGCACACCGCGTCGGGGGCCCTGGTCCTGGAGCGCGGCACGGTGCTCGATGCCGGGCACATCATGGCGGTCGGTCGGGCCTACCAGGTGGACCCACCCGCGGGAGGGATCTTCGTCAGCTGGGCCCCCTCCGGGGGGAGCGGGGGGAGCGAGGGGAGTGCGGCCCGGTTTACGGCCAGCGTCCCGGTAGCCGAACAGGAAGTTGCACCCGACCGGCTTGCGGAGGGGATGAAGCTCACCCGCAACCTCTACAGCGGCACGGGGCTGTTGCTCCTGACCGAAGGAACGGTGCTGAACAGCGGCACTATCGACGCGGTTCTGCGCTACTACCGGATCGACCCGCCCTCCTGCGGGGTATGGGTGGTCGAAGAGCGGCGCAAATGA
- a CDS encoding PAS domain S-box protein, with protein MRIKTKISGPVFLLVALLMGVLALAGYQYLAHALKLSVARQHAAMLRMASRYIDDELLHSRQMLKLLAKGVDPDQIRDRHAMQRTLQQMQIARTYFNGGLEIFDDQRRSVATSFAAQGSPTGHGNGYVAMALATGKSSVSPPYLAETAPHRPTISLLMPILRPDGSVAGLLAGHHDLTQDNETDRALHTVGQRGRLLVMERNRTIIWHPDPSRVMAHLAPGEDPGIDDALQRNRLSEGEVRDVKGETWVTTATPLTNANWIVAIQHPESESFQPLTDARLFFVGALVALLLFTQITLRRLIRHVTQPLALLVDHIRFLPEKNGAERWLTLNTGDELEHLASTVNTMVEEMDKRQEALTENQELYRIIAEFTSEIAIVCNPDGSLRYISSNCRGVTGYTDREFLDAPELLSNIISPEDRDLWQQRNVCAREGKPAAPVDLRLITRQGETRWFKYTCRDVNGADGEYLGLRGSFRDITQDRVLEGMLETERRFAENLLENTSTPLFVIDADHRIIVWNRAIAEMTGMPASEMLGTQRQWQPFYPEKRPTLCDVVLSGDVERIGEFYPTYSSDVVMKGIIRAEGWYRNLNGRDRYLCFDAAPVTRDGKVVAVVETLYDITDRARAEDSLRLFSQGVEQSASSIVITDADGVIQYVNRKFCEVSGYSKEEALGRKPSILKSGRLPEQSYRELWETITAGREWHGEFYNKRKDGTFFWESALISPICDQYDKVTHYLSVKEEITARKDAERQLIKNQAELVLKHEQLSELFRQVEKGKREWEQTMDCVDDLVAMVDDQGKVRRCNRAFKLLTGTSYSRLVSVNWRELLSGAGMDLEPLEAGHNELYHETSGRWLTLTTYPYGDQGWQVIMLHDLTEIKQVSEELVAAYQELKATHSQLLQQEKMASIGQLAAGVAHEINNPMGFISSNLGTMVKYLDRLEGFLEVQSNSLAEVAPEPVRQEVEQARKKFKVDYILGDAKSLLAESQDGAERVRTIVQNLKSFSRIDDAQATYVDLNECLESTVTIAWNELKYKTTLVRDYGELPQVKCLPQQLNQVFLNLLVNAAHAIEKQGEITIRTRRTGDEVQIAFSDTGSGIPDEIKSRIFEPFFTTKEVGQGTGLGLSISYDIIKKHNGSIEVESSVGTGTTFTIRLPITGVTSDE; from the coding sequence ATGAGGATCAAGACCAAGATATCCGGCCCGGTATTCCTGCTGGTGGCCCTCCTGATGGGGGTGCTCGCCTTGGCGGGATACCAGTACCTCGCCCATGCTCTGAAGCTGAGTGTGGCCCGGCAGCATGCGGCCATGCTCCGCATGGCCAGCAGGTACATCGACGACGAGCTGCTGCACTCCAGGCAGATGCTGAAGTTGCTCGCCAAGGGGGTCGACCCCGACCAGATACGCGACCGTCACGCGATGCAGCGTACGCTACAGCAGATGCAGATCGCCCGCACCTACTTCAACGGAGGGCTGGAGATCTTCGATGACCAGCGGCGCAGCGTCGCCACGAGCTTCGCCGCGCAGGGCAGCCCCACCGGCCATGGCAACGGCTACGTGGCGATGGCGCTGGCAACCGGCAAATCCTCGGTCTCTCCCCCCTACCTCGCCGAGACCGCCCCGCATCGTCCCACCATCAGCCTGTTGATGCCGATCCTGCGGCCCGACGGTAGCGTTGCCGGCCTTTTGGCCGGGCACCACGACCTCACCCAGGACAACGAGACCGACCGGGCGTTGCACACCGTGGGGCAGCGCGGCCGCCTGCTCGTCATGGAGCGCAACCGCACCATCATCTGGCATCCCGACCCTTCCCGCGTCATGGCACACCTCGCCCCCGGCGAAGACCCCGGCATCGATGACGCCCTGCAACGCAACCGGCTGTCCGAGGGAGAGGTCCGCGATGTCAAGGGGGAGACCTGGGTCACCACCGCTACCCCCCTGACCAACGCTAACTGGATCGTGGCGATCCAACACCCGGAGTCGGAGTCGTTCCAGCCACTTACCGACGCCCGCCTCTTCTTCGTCGGGGCCCTTGTTGCCCTCCTGCTGTTCACCCAGATCACCCTCCGGCGCCTGATCCGGCACGTCACGCAGCCGTTGGCCCTCCTGGTGGACCACATCCGCTTCCTTCCGGAGAAGAACGGCGCAGAGCGCTGGCTCACCCTCAACACGGGGGACGAACTGGAGCACCTGGCCTCGACGGTGAACACCATGGTGGAGGAGATGGACAAGCGCCAGGAAGCCCTGACGGAGAACCAGGAGCTGTACCGCATCATCGCCGAGTTCACCTCCGAAATCGCCATCGTCTGCAACCCGGACGGGTCGCTGCGCTACATCTCCTCCAACTGCCGGGGGGTCACCGGCTACACCGATCGCGAGTTTCTCGATGCCCCGGAGCTGCTATCCAACATCATCTCCCCCGAAGACCGGGACCTGTGGCAGCAACGAAACGTCTGCGCCAGGGAAGGGAAACCGGCCGCACCGGTTGACCTGCGCCTCATCACGCGCCAGGGTGAAACGCGCTGGTTCAAGTACACCTGCCGGGACGTGAACGGGGCAGACGGTGAGTACCTCGGGTTGCGCGGCAGCTTCAGAGACATCACTCAGGACCGGGTGCTGGAAGGGATGCTGGAAACGGAGCGCCGCTTCGCGGAAAACCTGCTGGAGAACACCTCGACACCGCTGTTCGTCATCGACGCGGACCACCGGATCATCGTCTGGAACCGCGCCATTGCGGAGATGACCGGCATGCCCGCCAGCGAGATGCTCGGTACCCAGCGTCAGTGGCAGCCGTTTTACCCGGAAAAGCGCCCCACCCTGTGCGACGTCGTCCTCTCCGGCGACGTCGAACGGATTGGGGAGTTCTACCCCACCTACAGCAGCGACGTGGTCATGAAGGGGATCATCAGGGCGGAAGGGTGGTACCGGAACCTCAACGGTCGGGACCGCTACCTCTGCTTCGACGCCGCGCCGGTAACCAGGGACGGCAAGGTCGTGGCTGTAGTCGAGACGCTGTACGACATCACCGACCGCGCGCGCGCCGAGGACTCGCTACGCCTGTTCTCGCAGGGGGTCGAGCAAAGCGCCAGTTCCATCGTCATCACGGACGCCGACGGCGTGATCCAGTACGTGAACCGGAAATTCTGCGAGGTGAGTGGCTACAGCAAGGAAGAGGCCCTGGGCAGGAAGCCGAGCATACTGAAGTCGGGCCGGCTGCCGGAGCAGAGCTATCGGGAACTGTGGGAGACCATCACCGCCGGCAGGGAGTGGCACGGCGAATTCTACAACAAGCGCAAGGACGGCACCTTCTTCTGGGAAAGCGCCCTCATCTCCCCCATCTGCGATCAGTACGACAAGGTGACCCACTACCTGAGCGTCAAGGAGGAGATCACCGCCCGCAAAGACGCCGAGCGCCAGCTGATCAAGAACCAGGCGGAACTGGTGCTCAAGCACGAGCAGCTCTCCGAGCTGTTCCGCCAGGTCGAGAAGGGGAAACGCGAGTGGGAGCAGACCATGGATTGCGTGGACGACTTGGTGGCCATGGTCGATGACCAGGGCAAGGTCAGGCGCTGCAACCGCGCCTTCAAGCTCCTGACCGGCACCTCCTACTCCAGACTGGTATCGGTCAACTGGCGCGAGCTTTTGAGCGGGGCGGGCATGGACCTGGAGCCGCTGGAGGCCGGCCACAACGAGCTCTACCACGAGACGAGCGGACGCTGGCTCACCCTGACGACCTACCCGTATGGCGACCAGGGATGGCAGGTGATCATGCTGCACGACCTGACCGAGATCAAGCAGGTCTCGGAGGAACTGGTCGCCGCCTACCAGGAGCTCAAGGCAACCCACTCGCAGCTGTTGCAGCAGGAGAAGATGGCCTCCATCGGCCAGCTTGCCGCCGGCGTGGCCCACGAGATCAACAACCCGATGGGGTTCATATCCAGCAACCTGGGTACCATGGTGAAGTACCTGGACCGGCTCGAAGGATTCCTGGAGGTCCAGTCGAACAGCCTCGCCGAGGTTGCGCCGGAACCGGTGCGCCAGGAGGTCGAACAGGCCCGCAAGAAGTTCAAGGTGGACTACATCCTCGGCGATGCCAAGAGTCTTCTGGCCGAATCCCAGGACGGTGCGGAGCGGGTGCGGACCATCGTGCAGAATCTGAAGAGCTTCTCCCGCATCGACGACGCCCAGGCAACCTACGTCGACTTGAACGAATGCCTGGAAAGCACGGTCACCATCGCCTGGAACGAGCTCAAGTACAAGACGACCCTGGTGCGCGACTACGGCGAACTGCCGCAGGTGAAATGCCTGCCACAGCAGTTGAACCAGGTATTCCTGAACCTCTTGGTGAACGCGGCCCACGCCATCGAGAAGCAGGGGGAGATCACCATCCGGACCCGGCGGACAGGGGACGAGGTGCAGATCGCCTTCTCCGACACGGGCAGCGGCATCCCCGACGAGATCAAGAGCCGCATCTTCGAGCCCTTCTTCACCACCAAGGAAGTGGGCCAGGGAACTGGGCTCGGGCTTTCTATCAGCTACGACATCATCAAGAAACATAACGGGAGCATCGAGGTGGAGAGCAGCGTCGGCACCGGCACTACCTTCACCATCCGGCTCCCGATCACAGGGGTGACCTCAGATGAATGA
- a CDS encoding nitrite/sulfite reductase produces the protein MTDKNLRLEGIYPQRQKEFFMQRVKLPAGIISADQALKVAQLAKRYARGVVHLTTRGSIELHWLTEADLPVVAAQLAQVGLYNRGACGGAVRGVICGSLSAAGAPALEALVRKIHRHFTGNPRFEKLPKKFKIGVEADTTSKRHLIQDLAFVPAPSDDGRARYDVYAGGGLGREPQPGFLLVQGVAEEALIPLIERVLVEYETNTPPPKRLKFLVGQIGQEDFRRRVLGEELEELPLPAPTLTGSLVPVPAATEDRLEAHVFAGELSADGLAALADVSGKFCGGILMVTGNQTVVMHLVQGSERAEALEALALAGFAHQSAAERVVFRVCPGNHECIMGLAATRDVAAAVVAELGEEALKLNWAISGCPNCCAQPQLAQAGIVASRLVSDQAGRTPRFDLYRAGAGPFAEPVQQGLNLTELLAAVKKI, from the coding sequence ATGACGGACAAGAACCTGCGCCTCGAGGGGATCTACCCCCAGCGCCAGAAGGAATTTTTCATGCAGCGCGTCAAGCTTCCCGCCGGCATCATCTCGGCCGACCAGGCGCTCAAGGTGGCGCAACTCGCCAAGCGGTACGCGCGCGGGGTGGTGCACCTGACCACCAGGGGGAGCATCGAGCTGCACTGGCTCACCGAGGCGGACCTGCCGGTGGTAGCGGCACAACTGGCCCAGGTGGGACTGTACAATCGCGGTGCCTGCGGCGGCGCTGTGCGCGGCGTCATCTGCGGCAGCCTGTCGGCGGCGGGAGCGCCGGCGCTGGAGGCGCTGGTGCGTAAGATTCATCGGCATTTTACTGGCAATCCCCGTTTCGAGAAGCTCCCCAAGAAGTTCAAGATCGGCGTCGAGGCGGACACGACGAGCAAGAGGCACCTGATCCAGGACCTGGCCTTCGTTCCGGCACCTAGCGACGACGGCAGGGCGCGCTACGACGTCTACGCCGGCGGCGGTCTCGGGCGCGAACCCCAGCCGGGATTTTTGCTGGTGCAAGGGGTAGCCGAGGAGGCCCTGATACCGCTGATCGAGCGGGTGCTCGTGGAGTATGAGACCAACACGCCGCCGCCCAAGCGTCTGAAGTTTCTCGTGGGTCAGATTGGGCAGGAGGATTTCCGGCGCAGGGTGCTGGGGGAGGAGCTGGAAGAGCTGCCGCTGCCGGCGCCGACCCTGACCGGGAGCCTGGTGCCGGTACCCGCAGCGACAGAGGACCGGCTGGAGGCGCACGTCTTCGCCGGTGAGCTGAGTGCCGACGGGCTGGCTGCGCTGGCGGATGTCTCAGGGAAGTTCTGCGGCGGGATCCTCATGGTGACCGGAAACCAGACCGTGGTTATGCACCTGGTCCAGGGGAGCGAGCGGGCAGAGGCACTCGAGGCGCTGGCACTGGCGGGTTTCGCGCATCAAAGTGCGGCGGAGCGTGTCGTGTTCCGGGTCTGCCCAGGCAACCACGAGTGCATCATGGGGCTGGCCGCGACCCGCGACGTGGCGGCGGCCGTGGTGGCGGAACTCGGGGAAGAGGCGCTCAAGCTTAACTGGGCGATCTCCGGCTGCCCCAACTGCTGTGCCCAACCGCAGCTCGCGCAGGCGGGCATCGTGGCCTCCCGTCTGGTTTCTGACCAGGCCGGGCGCACCCCCCGTTTCGACCTGTACCGTGCCGGAGCCGGCCCCTTCGCCGAGCCGGTGCAGCAGGGGCTCAACCTGACCGAGCTGCTGGCGGCGGTCAAAAAGATTTAA
- a CDS encoding response regulator — translation MNDQTRILCVDDERNVLRALERIFLDEEYEILTAASGEEGLLLLEESPQVQVVISDFRMPGMNGVEFLKDVCTRHPETIRIVLSGYADTAAVVAAINEGKIYKFIPKPWNDDELRMTVAKALEHFEMQRRNEQLAEELRRKNEELRELNADLRLRARACSCGFMQEYGSLLHAAVALDYLPLGVLTLDGDGTVLQMNREAAHLLQVGCHELVGKRLAEALPPQLAQLAAEFGRLPPGGGTLQAGGAQLKLEAVPLNQEEGELLITIVPGP, via the coding sequence ATGAATGACCAGACTCGGATACTGTGCGTCGACGACGAACGCAACGTGCTACGCGCCCTGGAGCGGATCTTCCTGGACGAAGAGTACGAAATCCTCACCGCGGCCTCAGGCGAGGAGGGGCTGCTGCTGCTCGAGGAATCCCCCCAAGTCCAGGTGGTCATCTCCGACTTCCGCATGCCCGGGATGAACGGCGTGGAGTTTCTCAAGGATGTGTGCACGCGGCACCCCGAGACCATCAGGATCGTCCTCTCCGGCTACGCCGATACCGCCGCGGTGGTGGCGGCCATCAACGAGGGGAAGATCTACAAGTTCATCCCCAAGCCCTGGAACGACGACGAGCTGAGGATGACGGTGGCGAAGGCGCTGGAACACTTCGAGATGCAGCGCCGCAACGAGCAGTTGGCCGAGGAGTTGCGACGCAAGAACGAGGAACTGCGCGAGCTGAACGCCGACCTGCGGCTACGGGCGAGGGCGTGCAGCTGCGGCTTCATGCAGGAGTACGGCTCGCTCTTGCACGCTGCAGTCGCCCTGGACTACCTCCCCCTGGGGGTGCTGACCCTGGACGGCGACGGCACCGTGCTGCAGATGAACCGGGAGGCAGCACACCTGCTCCAGGTGGGGTGCCACGAGCTGGTCGGGAAACGGCTCGCCGAGGCCCTGCCGCCGCAGTTGGCGCAACTAGCCGCAGAGTTCGGCCGGCTGCCCCCCGGGGGCGGGACCCTGCAGGCCGGGGGGGCGCAGCTCAAACTGGAGGCGGTCCCGCTCAACCAGGAAGAGGGAGAACTCCTCATCACCATTGTGCCGGGGCCCTGA
- a CDS encoding response regulator, producing MSTPGEGEHSILIVDDEPHVISALMRGLDEEPYLIQGAPGAKEALELMTRRRFKVVISDEKMPGMDGAEFLGIVKELYPETVRIMLTGHASIEATMRAVNSGEIYRFFTKPWNDTELKLALKSALEKYYLEEENRRLLKTVKHQSQELKYLEKNYPGISQLRREVDGAIRIDEISQEEIDGIIAQCNQQR from the coding sequence ATGTCTACGCCGGGAGAAGGCGAACACAGCATATTGATCGTAGATGACGAGCCGCACGTGATCTCGGCCCTGATGCGGGGGCTGGACGAGGAGCCCTACCTGATCCAGGGGGCCCCGGGTGCGAAAGAGGCGCTCGAGCTGATGACGCGGCGCCGTTTCAAGGTGGTGATCTCGGACGAGAAGATGCCGGGGATGGACGGTGCGGAGTTCCTGGGGATCGTGAAGGAGCTGTACCCGGAGACGGTGCGCATCATGCTGACCGGCCATGCCAGCATCGAGGCCACCATGCGGGCGGTGAACAGCGGCGAGATCTACCGTTTCTTCACCAAGCCATGGAACGACACGGAACTGAAGTTGGCGCTGAAGAGCGCGCTGGAGAAATACTACCTGGAAGAGGAAAACCGGCGACTGTTGAAGACGGTGAAACACCAGTCGCAGGAGCTCAAGTACCTGGAGAAGAACTACCCCGGTATCTCGCAATTGCGCCGGGAGGTCGACGGCGCCATCAGGATCGACGAGATTTCCCAGGAGGAGATCGACGGTATCATCGCCCAGTGCAACCAGCAGCGTTAG
- a CDS encoding sensor histidine kinase, producing the protein MNEFPDQPEILVVDDSTAVRQYVGSLLATAGYRVREAVDGAGALAALQTAQPDVVLLDVEMPGLSGLDLLRTPTLHDRIYSVILFTTQSTHDQVAAGLDLGADDYVIKPFQSVDLLARIRAAVRSTRQKSALARARQEMEQTLAKLQKTQRKLVEQEKVGAVARLAAGAAHYINNPLGFVMSNLTTLERYSLALQQHATALTELLRAADPGSEERIAELEKKHRLRQINLDLPALLQETREGGGRIALIVQQMAQLELGLANQGVQRLELVTVMKPLVDMITVLAPPETEVHWSQPDHDITVEGSLTLLNTALIALLKNACEALGTTPGCINVSISSQQELAEITISDSGPGIPQDQIPSLFDPFFTTKSPDSHVGLGLTIAQRFIAGHGGRILISSDASGTCVRVELPLAPSETPTRLTQTNPGNSTT; encoded by the coding sequence ATGAACGAATTTCCCGACCAACCAGAAATACTTGTCGTCGACGACAGCACCGCTGTCCGCCAATACGTGGGTTCTCTGCTCGCGACGGCGGGGTACCGCGTCCGCGAGGCCGTCGATGGGGCCGGCGCTCTCGCCGCCCTGCAAACGGCGCAGCCGGACGTGGTGCTCCTCGACGTGGAAATGCCCGGTCTTTCCGGCCTGGACCTCCTGCGTACCCCGACCCTGCACGACCGCATCTACTCGGTCATCCTATTCACCACCCAATCAACCCATGATCAGGTCGCGGCGGGGCTCGATCTCGGCGCGGACGACTACGTCATCAAGCCCTTTCAGTCGGTCGACCTCCTGGCCAGGATCCGCGCCGCCGTGCGCAGCACCCGCCAGAAGTCGGCCCTGGCCCGCGCCCGCCAGGAAATGGAGCAGACCCTCGCCAAGCTGCAAAAGACCCAGAGAAAACTGGTCGAGCAGGAAAAGGTGGGCGCCGTGGCGCGTCTTGCCGCCGGCGCCGCACATTACATCAACAACCCGCTCGGCTTCGTGATGAGCAACCTCACCACGCTGGAGCGGTACTCCCTCGCCCTGCAACAACACGCAACTGCCCTCACCGAGCTGCTGCGCGCCGCCGACCCCGGAAGCGAGGAGCGCATTGCCGAGCTGGAAAAGAAGCACCGCTTGCGCCAGATCAACCTGGACCTCCCCGCACTGTTGCAGGAGACCCGGGAGGGTGGCGGGCGCATCGCGCTGATCGTGCAACAGATGGCACAGCTCGAGCTGGGGCTGGCCAACCAGGGCGTGCAGCGGCTGGAACTGGTCACGGTGATGAAGCCGCTGGTGGACATGATCACGGTGCTCGCCCCGCCGGAGACCGAGGTGCACTGGTCCCAACCCGACCACGACATCACGGTGGAAGGATCGCTGACCCTGCTCAACACGGCATTGATCGCACTCCTTAAAAATGCCTGCGAAGCTCTGGGGACCACCCCCGGTTGCATCAACGTCTCCATCTCTTCCCAGCAGGAGCTTGCCGAGATAACCATATCCGACAGCGGTCCCGGCATACCGCAGGACCAGATCCCCTCGCTCTTCGACCCCTTCTTCACCACCAAGTCCCCCGACAGCCACGTCGGCCTTGGCCTCACCATCGCCCAACGTTTCATTGCCGGACACGGCGGCCGCATCCTCATTTCCAGCGACGCCTCCGGCACCTGCGTCCGGGTCGAGCTCCCCCTGGCGCCGTCCGAGACGCCCACCAGATTAACACAGACTAATCCAGGAAATTCGACCACTTAG